The following proteins are encoded in a genomic region of Hoeflea phototrophica DFL-43:
- a CDS encoding polyamine ABC transporter substrate-binding protein — MTLKTRLFTVAAMLAASTVLATAQERVVNVFNWSDYIDEEILTEFTAETGIKVVYDVFDSNEVLETKLLAGSTGYDIVVPTGTFLANQIKAGVFQKLDKSQLPNLANMDPAISARLEKYDPGNEYAINYMWGTTGLGINVDMIKERLGADQPLNTWDLVFNKDMSDKLADCGIFMLDAPTEMFPAALNYMGMDPDLKDQESIDKAKEQLLSVRPNVRKYHSSEYINALANGDICLAVGWSGDILQARDRAAEADAGVTVAYEIPKEGALMWFDNMAIPSDAKNVAEAHEFLNYIMKPEVMAKASNYVYYANGNLASKPFLNEDVIGDTAIYPDDETIGRLYTVSPDNAREKRILNRAWTEVKSGQ, encoded by the coding sequence ATGACCCTGAAAACCCGCCTATTTACAGTCGCCGCCATGCTTGCAGCATCGACTGTGCTCGCCACCGCCCAGGAACGCGTCGTCAACGTTTTCAACTGGTCCGATTACATCGACGAAGAGATCCTGACCGAATTCACCGCGGAGACCGGCATCAAGGTCGTCTACGACGTGTTTGATTCCAACGAGGTGCTCGAAACCAAGTTGCTCGCAGGCTCCACAGGCTACGACATCGTCGTGCCGACAGGAACCTTCCTGGCCAACCAGATCAAGGCCGGTGTGTTCCAGAAGCTCGACAAGTCGCAACTGCCCAATCTTGCCAACATGGACCCGGCGATTTCCGCCCGTCTGGAAAAATATGATCCGGGCAATGAATACGCCATCAACTACATGTGGGGCACCACCGGTCTCGGCATCAATGTCGACATGATCAAGGAACGCCTGGGCGCCGATCAGCCGCTCAACACCTGGGATCTGGTATTCAACAAGGACATGTCGGACAAGCTTGCCGATTGCGGCATCTTCATGCTCGACGCGCCGACCGAAATGTTCCCGGCCGCGCTCAACTATATGGGCATGGATCCGGACCTGAAGGATCAGGAATCGATTGACAAGGCCAAGGAACAGCTGCTTAGCGTTCGTCCGAATGTGCGCAAGTACCACTCTTCGGAATACATCAACGCGCTTGCCAATGGCGACATCTGTCTGGCTGTCGGCTGGTCGGGTGACATCCTGCAGGCGCGTGACCGCGCGGCGGAAGCCGATGCCGGTGTGACAGTGGCCTACGAGATCCCCAAGGAAGGCGCACTGATGTGGTTCGACAACATGGCGATCCCCTCGGATGCCAAGAATGTCGCCGAGGCGCATGAGTTCCTCAACTACATCATGAAGCCGGAAGTCATGGCCAAGGCATCGAACTATGTCTACTACGCCAATGGCAATCTGGCCTCCAAGCCATTCCTCAACGAGGATGTGATCGGCGATACCGCCATCTACCCCGATGACGAGACGATTGGACGGCTCTACACCGTGTCTCCGGACAATGCGCGCGAGAAGCGGATTCTCAACCGCGCCTGGACCGAGGTCAAATCCGGCCAGTGA
- a CDS encoding helix-turn-helix domain-containing protein, which produces MADQKIFAGPRIRRIRNAKGLTQTAMAEALGISPSYLNLIERNQRPLTVQLILKLSSVYKVDVEELQGEAGGALASLKEVFADPLLAGELPGDQEVVEIAEAAPNAGAAIIKLHRAYREQAERLSDLSAMLARDGQAPSLSGTRLPMDEVREVLENTPNHHPALEEEAEAFHTLLKPGDDLMGALKAWLKAEHGVVVRSLPVATMPNWRRRYDRHSHRLFLSERLSPFDQLREVAMEAALIRMNVAIAAGVAALKLSSDEARRIAKFELARYAAHALMMPYQAFHAAAQRARYDIDVLKSRFGVSFEQAANRVTTLCRANLQGVPFFMLEVDVAGHRFRRAGAQGFPQQRFGGNCPKLSVHAAFSQPAQVLVEAVEMPGGAEFITISRTLEGPQGSFSERPRRTAILLGCDIGFRDEIVYGEALPVTGGKTPQPVSIPVGPSCRLCERSGCLARAEPPITRPLGLDEMVTGLSAFDFQ; this is translated from the coding sequence ATGGCTGACCAGAAGATCTTCGCCGGTCCCCGGATCCGCCGCATCCGCAACGCCAAGGGTCTCACCCAGACGGCGATGGCGGAAGCGCTCGGCATTTCGCCCTCCTATCTCAATCTGATCGAGCGCAATCAGCGCCCGCTCACCGTGCAGCTGATCCTCAAGCTCTCTTCTGTCTACAAGGTCGATGTCGAGGAGCTGCAGGGCGAGGCCGGTGGTGCGCTGGCAAGCCTCAAGGAGGTCTTCGCCGATCCGCTGCTCGCCGGTGAACTGCCGGGCGATCAGGAGGTGGTCGAGATCGCCGAGGCAGCACCAAATGCAGGGGCTGCGATCATCAAGCTGCATCGCGCCTACCGCGAGCAGGCCGAACGCCTGTCCGATCTCTCCGCTATGCTGGCCCGTGATGGCCAGGCCCCGTCGCTCTCGGGTACCCGGCTGCCGATGGACGAGGTCCGTGAAGTGCTGGAGAACACGCCAAACCATCACCCGGCACTTGAAGAGGAAGCCGAAGCCTTTCACACGCTGCTCAAGCCCGGCGATGATCTGATGGGCGCGCTCAAGGCCTGGCTGAAAGCCGAGCATGGTGTCGTGGTCCGCTCCCTGCCGGTCGCCACCATGCCCAACTGGCGCCGCCGCTATGACCGTCATTCGCACCGTCTGTTCCTCTCCGAGCGGCTGTCGCCGTTTGATCAGCTGCGCGAGGTCGCCATGGAGGCGGCGCTGATCCGCATGAATGTTGCCATTGCCGCGGGTGTCGCAGCGCTCAAATTGTCGAGTGACGAGGCACGCCGCATCGCCAAATTCGAGCTTGCCCGCTACGCAGCCCACGCGCTGATGATGCCTTATCAGGCGTTTCACGCCGCAGCCCAGCGCGCGCGCTACGATATTGATGTGCTCAAATCCCGGTTCGGCGTCTCCTTCGAGCAGGCCGCCAACCGCGTCACCACGCTGTGCCGTGCCAATCTCCAGGGCGTGCCGTTCTTCATGCTCGAGGTCGATGTCGCCGGCCACCGCTTCCGCCGCGCCGGCGCGCAGGGCTTCCCGCAGCAGCGCTTTGGCGGCAATTGCCCCAAGCTCTCGGTTCATGCCGCCTTCTCCCAGCCCGCACAGGTTCTGGTGGAAGCCGTGGAAATGCCCGGAGGTGCCGAATTCATCACCATTTCCCGCACGCTGGAGGGGCCGCAGGGCTCATTCTCCGAACGCCCGCGCCGCACCGCAATCCTGCTGGGCTGTGACATCGGTTTTCGCGATGAGATCGTCTATGGCGAGGCGCTGCCGGTCACCGGAGGCAAGACCCCGCAACCGGTTTCCATACCGGTTGGGCCGTCCTGCCGCCTTTGCGAGCGCTCGGGCTGCCTGGCGCGCGCCGAACCTCCGATCACCCGCCCGCTGGGGCTCGACGAGATGGTCACCGGTCTGTCCGCATTCGATTTCCAGTAG
- a CDS encoding delta-class carbonic anhydrase, with protein MRSKLFKIMGLSTVAAVSLSAASFAADPGAGEVADSVIETQRAALAENTKGFGFGPQAPRDLEQTSGNNQRSFASAPAFSEMNLCNIHFHAGAEHRGGEFTRYVGNGNGKGYGTGFAYSGELTEAELAPIDALIGDVGYGGLEPGDTIEVHYVHTTAQVTPGPTLGACLSDAIINPQLRVETQVFVLVNDPNALDFVELARHEVVNGFHQAINMPTTSGDPVEYDGSTTGPSYNEKGSPLQVTWSVPPKVSKVNIASVGAWFENNVFEEKGAHGVRNLVLNPDLLSPIN; from the coding sequence ATGAGATCGAAACTGTTTAAAATCATGGGATTGTCGACCGTTGCGGCCGTGTCGCTGTCGGCCGCTTCATTTGCTGCGGATCCGGGCGCCGGCGAGGTTGCGGACTCGGTGATCGAGACCCAGCGCGCAGCACTTGCGGAAAACACCAAGGGCTTCGGATTCGGTCCGCAGGCGCCGCGCGACCTGGAACAGACCAGCGGCAACAACCAGCGCTCCTTTGCCTCGGCTCCGGCATTTTCGGAAATGAACCTCTGCAACATCCACTTTCACGCCGGCGCCGAGCACAGGGGCGGCGAGTTCACCCGCTATGTCGGCAATGGCAATGGCAAGGGCTATGGGACCGGCTTTGCGTATTCCGGCGAGCTGACCGAGGCTGAACTGGCCCCGATCGACGCACTGATCGGCGATGTCGGTTATGGCGGGCTGGAGCCGGGCGACACGATCGAGGTGCATTATGTCCACACCACCGCTCAGGTGACACCCGGGCCAACGCTCGGCGCCTGCCTGAGCGACGCGATCATCAATCCGCAGCTGCGGGTGGAAACCCAGGTCTTCGTGCTGGTCAATGACCCCAACGCCCTGGATTTTGTCGAGCTTGCCCGCCACGAGGTGGTCAACGGCTTCCATCAGGCCATCAACATGCCGACCACCAGCGGCGATCCGGTTGAATATGACGGCTCGACCACCGGCCCGAGCTACAACGAGAAGGGCTCGCCGCTGCAGGTGACCTGGAGCGTGCCGCCGAAGGTCTCGAAGGTCAACATCGCCAGCGTCGGCGCATGGTTCGAAAACAACGTGTTTGAGGAAAAGGGCGCGCACGGCGTGCGCAACCTGGTGCTCAATCCGGACCTGCTGTCTCCGATCAACTAG
- a CDS encoding response regulator transcription factor, translated as MKLLVVEDDERIWQFLFRGLSAEGYSLTWEANGRAGLETARREQFDAIILDLMLPGMDGREICRRLRAEGVSTKILMLTALETTADLVKGLRMGADDYLSKPFAFDELTARLEVLTRGLPATRQPPHILSAGLLQLDTAAVQSEFDGVPVALTSLEHGLLELLMEERGKVVTRARILKRVWGTDQDPLTNVIDVYVRRLRSKLKSAGAPDMITTVRGRGYRLD; from the coding sequence ATGAAACTCCTGGTGGTCGAAGATGATGAACGGATCTGGCAGTTCCTGTTCCGTGGCCTTTCCGCTGAAGGATACAGCCTGACGTGGGAGGCCAATGGACGCGCCGGACTGGAGACCGCGCGCCGTGAGCAGTTCGATGCAATCATCCTCGACCTTATGCTGCCGGGGATGGACGGCCGCGAGATCTGCCGCCGGCTGAGGGCGGAGGGCGTAAGCACCAAAATCCTGATGCTAACAGCTCTCGAGACCACCGCAGATCTGGTCAAAGGCTTGCGGATGGGGGCTGACGACTATCTCTCCAAGCCGTTTGCCTTTGACGAATTGACCGCACGGCTGGAAGTCCTGACCCGCGGCCTTCCGGCCACAAGACAGCCGCCGCACATCCTGAGCGCGGGGCTGTTGCAACTTGACACGGCGGCAGTGCAGTCGGAATTCGACGGGGTTCCGGTGGCGCTGACGTCGCTGGAACATGGGCTTCTGGAACTGTTGATGGAGGAACGGGGCAAGGTGGTCACCCGGGCCCGGATCCTCAAGCGGGTCTGGGGCACCGACCAGGACCCGCTGACCAATGTGATCGATGTCTATGTCCGGCGGCTGCGCAGCAAGCTCAAAAGCGCCGGCGCACCGGACATGATCACCACGGTGCGCGGACGCGGCTACCGGCTGGACTGA
- a CDS encoding methyl-accepting chemotaxis protein produces the protein MSIDRFLARFSIQTKVLVFIVPLIGGIIAMAALNLYTGSLLGGRLTSTSTSIETLGGFKNAYAGMTNFLHHQNEEKREAVMESLDTQINRVENALTLAENARESEALTGSRALTDELRKDVDSLWALHGEETAIRAEITDTIHEIDELRARLNAVIDTVSKALAEAEDETKSKLRTADQLASDAQTVVKISSAISGAQTPEEAFAAADDVKRDIRKVGKTLRKAIPDTDPALKSLIADNMAGLTDTMKAGVVSQAGMNELQKYANALRPTGIKLQGLAAKVAREATVKFAELDDEIVTGQRTISDSRDFLEALAALELAIVQFAGQPAEAAAEIVAAKLGGVAYSIQTVSMSTGGDVILQAVGETWAGKSVAIPQLMRDLIAMNEARTELFDQASARIDQAWSGVVAFASSQQQGAEAVKDRASGITVTAAIGAGSFGLIAAFLLVTALKGPILRLVNAMRDVASGDLDVDVADSARADEIGEMARALDVFKMNALDKIRVESESTRARDEAETLRHQSDAEKAAADAQLQFAVQSLGSALRNLSQGDLVATIDTPFSGELDALRIDFNESVDRMRDALRHIRTNAVSIEGDSAQLRSAADDLARRTEQQAASLEQTAAAVDQISSAVHTASERATATDALATEASRDAREGGDVVSRAVDAMSRIEEASSKIDKIIGVIDEIAFQTNLLALNAGVEAARAGEAGRGFAVVAQEVRELAGRSATAAKEIKELISASGEEVRSGVSLVGETGDAITRIIARIEDISNNVSTMAKASREQSTSISEVNAAVSQMDQMTQQNAAMVEETNASSHTLAQEAAALNELVAAFRLDAGRAQQVETDRAA, from the coding sequence ATGAGCATTGACCGGTTTCTCGCCCGATTTTCGATTCAGACCAAGGTCCTCGTCTTTATCGTTCCCCTGATCGGCGGCATCATCGCCATGGCTGCGCTCAATCTCTACACCGGTTCGCTCCTGGGCGGGCGGTTGACCAGCACCAGCACCAGCATTGAAACCCTGGGCGGTTTCAAGAATGCCTATGCCGGCATGACCAATTTCCTGCATCACCAGAACGAGGAAAAGCGCGAGGCTGTGATGGAAAGCCTCGACACGCAGATCAACCGCGTCGAAAACGCCCTCACCCTGGCTGAAAATGCGCGTGAATCCGAAGCCCTGACCGGTTCCCGGGCGCTGACCGATGAACTGCGCAAGGACGTCGACAGTCTCTGGGCCCTGCATGGCGAGGAAACCGCAATCCGCGCTGAAATCACCGATACCATTCACGAGATCGATGAGCTGCGTGCCCGCCTCAACGCGGTGATCGACACGGTCTCCAAGGCTCTCGCAGAGGCCGAGGACGAAACCAAGTCGAAGCTTCGCACCGCTGACCAGCTCGCCAGCGACGCCCAGACAGTGGTCAAGATTTCCAGCGCCATTTCCGGCGCCCAAACCCCTGAGGAGGCGTTTGCCGCCGCCGATGACGTCAAGCGCGACATCCGCAAGGTCGGCAAGACCCTGCGCAAGGCGATCCCGGACACAGATCCCGCCCTCAAGAGCCTGATTGCCGACAATATGGCGGGCCTGACTGACACCATGAAAGCCGGTGTCGTCTCCCAGGCCGGGATGAACGAACTGCAGAAATATGCCAATGCCCTGCGCCCCACCGGGATCAAGCTGCAGGGGCTTGCCGCCAAGGTTGCCCGCGAGGCGACGGTCAAGTTCGCCGAACTCGATGACGAGATCGTCACCGGCCAGCGCACGATCTCCGATTCCCGCGATTTCCTCGAAGCCCTGGCTGCTTTGGAACTGGCGATTGTCCAATTCGCCGGCCAGCCGGCCGAAGCCGCAGCCGAAATCGTCGCCGCCAAGCTGGGCGGGGTCGCCTACAGCATCCAGACCGTCAGCATGTCCACCGGCGGCGATGTCATTCTTCAGGCCGTGGGCGAGACATGGGCCGGCAAATCGGTCGCCATTCCGCAACTGATGCGTGACCTGATCGCCATGAACGAAGCCAGGACGGAACTGTTCGACCAGGCGTCCGCCCGCATCGACCAGGCCTGGAGCGGCGTGGTCGCCTTTGCCAGCAGCCAGCAACAGGGCGCGGAAGCCGTCAAGGATCGCGCCAGCGGCATCACCGTCACCGCGGCAATCGGCGCGGGGTCCTTCGGTCTGATCGCGGCCTTCCTGCTGGTCACCGCTCTCAAGGGTCCGATCCTGCGGCTGGTCAACGCCATGCGCGATGTTGCTTCCGGCGATCTCGACGTTGATGTGGCCGACAGCGCCCGCGCCGACGAGATCGGCGAAATGGCCCGTGCGCTCGACGTCTTCAAGATGAACGCACTCGACAAGATCCGCGTCGAGAGCGAAAGCACCCGCGCGCGCGATGAAGCCGAAACCCTGCGCCACCAGTCCGATGCCGAGAAGGCGGCGGCTGATGCCCAGCTGCAATTCGCCGTCCAGTCGCTCGGCTCGGCTCTGCGCAACCTGTCCCAGGGCGATCTGGTGGCCACCATCGACACCCCGTTCAGCGGTGAGCTTGATGCGCTGCGGATCGATTTCAACGAATCCGTCGATCGCATGCGTGATGCGCTCAGGCACATCCGCACCAATGCCGTTTCGATCGAGGGCGACAGCGCCCAGCTGCGCTCCGCCGCCGATGATCTGGCCCGCCGCACTGAGCAGCAGGCCGCCTCGCTCGAACAGACCGCCGCCGCTGTTGATCAGATTTCATCCGCTGTCCACACCGCGTCCGAACGCGCCACCGCCACCGATGCGCTGGCCACCGAGGCCAGCCGCGATGCCCGGGAGGGCGGCGACGTGGTGTCCCGCGCGGTCGACGCCATGAGCCGCATCGAGGAGGCGTCCAGCAAGATCGACAAGATCATCGGCGTGATCGACGAGATCGCCTTCCAGACCAACCTGCTGGCGCTCAACGCAGGCGTCGAGGCGGCGCGGGCCGGCGAGGCGGGCCGGGGCTTTGCCGTGGTCGCCCAGGAAGTGCGTGAGCTGGCCGGTCGTTCGGCCACGGCCGCCAAGGAAATCAAGGAACTGATATCGGCATCGGGCGAGGAGGTCCGTTCCGGTGTCTCGCTGGTCGGCGAGACCGGTGATGCCATCACCCGCATCATCGCCCGCATCGAGGACATTTCCAACAATGTCAGCACCATGGCCAAGGCCAGCCGCGAGCAGTCCACCAGCATCAGCGAGGTCAATGCGGCGGTCAGCCAGATGGATCAGATGACCCAGCAGAACGCCGCCATGGTGGAAGAAACCAACGCGTCGAGCCACACCCTGGCCCAGGAGGCCGCCGCGCTCAACGAACTCGTCGCCGCCTTCCGCCTTGACGCGGGCCGCGCGCAGCAGGTGGAGACCGACAGGGCCGCTTGA
- the aceA gene encoding isocitrate lyase — MTDFYNLVPTAPEGRYDGVERPYTPADVQKLRGSVSIKHSLAEMGANRLWKLIHEEDFVNSLGAMTGNQAMQQVRAGLKAIYLSGWQVAADSNTASSMYPDQSLYPANAAPELAKRINRTLQRADQIETAEGNGLSVDTWFAPIVADAEAGFGGPLNAFEIMKAFIEAGVAAVHYEDQLASEKKCGHLGGKVLIPTAAHIRNLNAARLAADVMGTPTLVIARTDAEAAKLLTSDIDERDRPFVDYDAGRTIEGFYNIKNGLDSCIARAVAYAPHCDLIWCETSKPDLEQARKFAEGVHKHYPGKLLAYNCSPSFNWKKHLDDATIAKFQRELGAMGYKFQFITLAGFHQLNHGMFELARGYKDRQMAAYSELQEAEFASEVNGYTATKHQREVGTGYFDAVSMAITGGKSSTTAMGESTEAAQFKPAAE; from the coding sequence ATGACTGATTTTTACAACCTCGTCCCCACCGCACCTGAAGGCCGCTATGACGGCGTCGAGCGGCCCTATACCCCGGCAGACGTCCAGAAGCTTCGCGGCTCGGTGAGCATCAAGCACAGCCTGGCCGAAATGGGCGCCAACCGGCTGTGGAAGCTGATCCACGAGGAAGACTTCGTCAATTCGCTGGGCGCCATGACCGGCAACCAGGCCATGCAGCAGGTTCGCGCGGGCCTCAAGGCCATCTACCTCTCGGGCTGGCAGGTTGCGGCTGACTCCAACACCGCGTCTTCCATGTATCCCGACCAGTCGCTCTATCCGGCCAATGCCGCGCCGGAACTGGCCAAGCGGATCAACCGCACTTTGCAGCGCGCCGACCAGATCGAAACCGCTGAAGGCAACGGCTTGTCGGTCGACACCTGGTTTGCCCCGATCGTCGCCGACGCGGAAGCCGGCTTCGGCGGCCCGCTGAACGCGTTTGAAATCATGAAGGCCTTCATTGAAGCCGGCGTTGCAGCCGTTCACTATGAAGACCAGCTGGCATCGGAAAAGAAGTGCGGCCATCTGGGCGGCAAGGTTCTGATCCCGACGGCTGCGCATATCCGCAACCTCAACGCAGCCCGTCTGGCCGCCGACGTGATGGGAACGCCGACCCTGGTGATCGCCCGCACCGATGCGGAAGCCGCCAAGCTGCTGACCTCCGACATTGACGAGCGCGACCGCCCGTTTGTCGACTATGACGCCGGCCGCACCATCGAGGGCTTCTACAACATCAAGAACGGGCTCGACTCCTGCATCGCCCGCGCGGTTGCCTATGCGCCGCATTGCGACCTGATCTGGTGCGAGACCTCGAAGCCCGATCTCGAGCAGGCCCGCAAGTTTGCGGAAGGCGTGCACAAGCACTATCCGGGCAAGCTGCTCGCCTACAATTGCTCGCCGTCGTTCAACTGGAAGAAACATCTCGACGATGCGACGATTGCCAAGTTCCAGCGCGAACTCGGCGCCATGGGCTACAAGTTCCAGTTCATCACGCTGGCCGGTTTCCACCAGCTCAACCACGGCATGTTCGAGCTGGCGCGCGGCTACAAGGACCGGCAGATGGCGGCCTATTCCGAGCTGCAGGAAGCGGAATTCGCTTCCGAGGTCAACGGCTACACCGCGACCAAGCATCAGCGTGAAGTCGGCACCGGTTACTTCGACGCCGTGTCGATGGCGATCACCGGCGGCAAGTCCTCGACCACCGCGATGGGCGAATCCACCGAAGCCGCACAGTTCAAGCCGGCTGCCGAATAA
- a CDS encoding sensor histidine kinase — protein MLFRTKVITAFLALVAVAIGCAAVLMVSTWQSASNNVRANLAHDNLSGYFQLYGAVFRTFKLARRDLLSGPDGFTFDFDAAAGDIRATLTQIETTSRAEIAFRGGGKNQEVLDRLALLEREVNTALKDIDQASGMIMNGDVERGRAQAVAVLEGQVDSRIGLLIDEAIAEERDDLARSRADSERLQIRLQLFAWGTVAVTVALSGAILLTLLQRFRLGLGALATGAKAYGNNELNHVINLPGRDELSDLARQFTGMAEQIQLKQRALEKARDELESRVSERTAELSGVNAELRESDELRRQFFADIGHELRTPVTAIRGEAEVALRARDNREEAQKAALETIVSLSEELTDRVGDLFLIAREQAGVLEFRSNSIDLSQATERGIEQMQSLKRKTAARISPKLSREPLQIMGDSARISQLVRLLIANALQHGHDTVRIHVATYADDGMGVLEVSDDGPGIPDQDQARVFDRYIKRPTGTEHSASGTGLGLAIAKSITQAHGGHISVASVATGGARFIARFPLGVAAA, from the coding sequence ATGCTTTTTCGGACCAAGGTCATCACCGCATTTCTGGCTCTCGTCGCGGTGGCGATCGGATGCGCTGCGGTCCTGATGGTGTCGACCTGGCAGAGCGCATCGAACAATGTCCGGGCCAATCTCGCCCATGACAATCTGTCAGGCTATTTCCAGCTCTACGGCGCCGTGTTCCGGACCTTCAAGCTGGCCCGGCGCGACCTCTTGTCAGGGCCGGACGGTTTCACCTTCGATTTCGATGCGGCGGCGGGCGACATCCGCGCGACACTCACCCAGATCGAAACCACATCGCGCGCGGAGATCGCCTTCCGGGGAGGCGGCAAGAACCAGGAAGTGCTCGACCGGCTGGCGCTTCTGGAACGCGAGGTCAACACCGCACTCAAGGATATCGACCAGGCCTCGGGAATGATCATGAACGGCGATGTCGAGCGCGGGCGGGCACAGGCGGTGGCGGTGCTGGAAGGCCAGGTCGACAGCCGCATCGGGCTGCTGATCGACGAGGCGATCGCAGAGGAACGCGATGACCTCGCCAGGTCACGCGCCGATAGCGAAAGGCTGCAGATCAGACTGCAATTGTTCGCCTGGGGCACGGTTGCGGTAACGGTGGCATTGTCGGGGGCGATCCTGTTAACGCTCCTGCAGCGCTTCCGTCTCGGGCTCGGCGCGCTGGCGACCGGGGCTAAGGCTTATGGCAACAATGAGCTCAACCATGTGATCAATCTTCCCGGCCGCGACGAGCTCTCCGACCTCGCCAGGCAATTCACTGGCATGGCGGAACAGATCCAGCTCAAGCAGCGGGCCCTGGAAAAGGCCCGGGACGAGCTTGAGTCGCGTGTCAGCGAACGCACTGCGGAGCTCTCGGGCGTCAATGCGGAACTGCGTGAAAGCGACGAGCTCCGGCGGCAGTTCTTTGCCGATATCGGCCATGAGCTGCGCACCCCGGTCACAGCGATCCGCGGTGAGGCGGAGGTGGCGCTGCGAGCCCGCGACAATCGGGAGGAGGCCCAGAAGGCCGCGCTCGAGACGATCGTCTCCCTGTCAGAGGAACTGACCGACCGGGTCGGCGATCTCTTCCTTATCGCGCGGGAACAGGCTGGCGTGCTTGAGTTCCGCTCCAATTCAATCGATCTCAGCCAGGCCACCGAACGCGGTATCGAGCAGATGCAGAGCCTGAAGCGCAAGACGGCGGCGCGGATCAGCCCGAAGCTGAGCCGCGAACCGCTGCAGATCATGGGCGACAGCGCGCGGATTTCGCAATTGGTGCGGCTGCTGATCGCCAACGCGCTGCAGCACGGCCATGACACGGTCCGGATCCACGTCGCGACCTACGCCGACGATGGCATGGGTGTGCTTGAGGTCAGCGATGACGGGCCGGGCATTCCCGATCAGGACCAGGCGCGTGTTTTTGACCGCTACATCAAGCGCCCAACCGGCACCGAACACAGCGCCTCGGGAACCGGACTGGGACTGGCGATCGCAAAGTCCATCACCCAGGCGCATGGCGGCCACATCAGCGTGGCATCCGTTGCCACCGGCGGCGCGCGGTTTATCGCCCGCTTCCCGCTTGGCGTGGCGGCTGCATGA
- a CDS encoding ABC transporter ATP-binding protein gives MPSLGSIRRSFAPWEDPGAKPYISFQNVTKRFGTFTAVEDLSLDVYEREFFSLLGPSGCGKTTLLRMLAGFEEPTEGELYLDGQPLKGVPPHKRPVNMMFQSYALFPHMSVADNIAFGLKQDGMEKAAQDERVEQMLKLVKLEEFARRKPHQLSGGQRQRVALARAVAKRPKLLILDEPLGALDKKLREETQFELMDLQQELGLTFMIVTHDQEEAMTMSDRIAVMDKGVIVQTGTPAEIYEAPNSRYVADFIGSVNILEGRVESTDDGHVVLDGPDGKITGALRGASIDKGTTAWFAIRPEKIEISRTKPEGAVNALEGEVWDIAYLGDMTVLNVRLGSGAVVQAAMLNRLRLVEDPIGYDERVWLSFGAESGIVLDR, from the coding sequence ATGCCATCTCTTGGAAGTATTCGTCGTTCGTTTGCGCCTTGGGAAGATCCCGGCGCCAAGCCCTATATCTCCTTTCAGAACGTGACCAAGCGGTTCGGAACCTTCACGGCGGTCGAGGACCTTTCGCTTGATGTCTATGAGCGTGAATTCTTCTCGCTGCTCGGCCCGTCAGGCTGCGGCAAGACCACGCTTCTGCGCATGCTTGCGGGCTTCGAGGAGCCGACGGAAGGCGAGCTTTATCTTGACGGCCAGCCGCTCAAGGGCGTGCCACCGCACAAGCGTCCGGTCAACATGATGTTCCAGTCCTACGCGCTGTTCCCGCATATGAGCGTGGCCGACAACATCGCCTTCGGGCTCAAGCAGGACGGCATGGAGAAAGCCGCCCAGGACGAACGCGTCGAGCAGATGCTCAAGCTGGTCAAGCTCGAGGAGTTTGCCCGGCGCAAGCCGCACCAGCTTTCAGGCGGTCAGCGTCAGCGTGTCGCTCTGGCCCGCGCGGTTGCCAAGCGGCCCAAGCTGCTGATCCTCGATGAACCGCTCGGTGCGCTCGACAAGAAGCTGCGCGAGGAAACCCAGTTCGAACTCATGGATCTGCAGCAGGAACTCGGCCTGACCTTCATGATCGTGACCCACGACCAGGAAGAGGCGATGACCATGTCCGACCGCATCGCGGTCATGGACAAGGGCGTCATCGTCCAGACCGGCACGCCCGCGGAAATCTACGAGGCGCCCAATTCCCGCTACGTTGCCGATTTCATCGGCTCGGTGAACATTCTCGAAGGACGGGTTGAAAGCACCGACGACGGTCATGTTGTGCTTGATGGCCCTGACGGAAAGATCACCGGCGCCCTGCGCGGTGCATCGATCGACAAGGGCACCACTGCCTGGTTTGCGATCAGGCCGGAAAAGATCGAGATCAGCCGGACCAAGCCGGAAGGCGCCGTCAATGCGCTCGAAGGCGAGGTCTGGGACATCGCCTATCTGGGAGACATGACCGTGCTCAATGTCAGGCTCGGCTCCGGCGCCGTTGTCCAGGCAGCCATGCTCAACCGCTTGCGTCTGGTCGAGGATCCGATCGGCTATGATGAGCGTGTCTGGCTCTCCTTCGGTGCCGAATCCGGCATCGTGCTGGATCGGTGA